In Haliotis asinina isolate JCU_RB_2024 chromosome 15, JCU_Hal_asi_v2, whole genome shotgun sequence, one DNA window encodes the following:
- the LOC137265878 gene encoding hydroxylysine kinase-like, with the protein MANYVKLATSEKPSLTAFSIGDILVRHYGLRMLNCQKPNSYENYNFRIKVESTGKKGKEKCCHSYTLKVLSKRNSENTNHIGSPYVARLFEYVPGTIIQSVRLIPGLCYKVGVMAGRVDRALQGFDHSGFHGNEVQIWHLSNVPLILDLLHVVDNKGDRQMISDVIKAFESRVLEHLNEFPQGIIHGDFNEGNILVTQATDNDRWKDKHDVSAILDYGECSYQPYIFEVAIAMTYMSILSDNVPPQTASGYVLAGYLTRHELPEKEIDVLKICVCARIAQSLVIGAYSFHVDPSNDYTLTTAKKGWPRLRQLWKMESEKLVREWRNIASSCWETVAAD; encoded by the exons ATGGCGAACTACGTCAAGCTTGCAACATCGGAGAAACCATCGTTGACTGCTTTTTCCATTGGGGACATACTTGTACGACATTACGGTCTGCGCATGCTCAACTGTCAGAAACCTAACAGCTATGAAAATTATAACTTCCGGATCAAGGTGGAATCAACTGGGAAAAAAGGGAAAGAAAAGTGTTGCCATAGTTACACTTTGAAAGTTCTTAGCAAACGAAACTCAGAAAACACAAACCATATAG GCTCCCCGTATGTAGCACGCCTGTTTGAGTATGTCCCTGGCACAATAATACAGTCTGTACGCCTGATCCCGGGGCTGTGTTACAAGGTGGGGGTGATGGCAGGTAGAGTTGACAGGGCATTACAG GGATTCGATCATtctggtttccatggtaacGAAGTTCAGATTTGGCACCTTAGCAACGTGCCCTTGATTCTTGATTTGCTGCACGTGGTAGATAACAAAGGTGACAGGCAGATGATCAGTGATGTCATTAAGGCATTTGAGTCACGTGTTCTGGAACACCTGAATGAATTTCCACAAG GAATTATCCATGGTGATTTCAACGAAGGGAACATACTGGTAACTCAAGCTACGGATAACGACAGATGGAAGGATAAACACGATGtgtccgccatcttggattaCGGTGAATGTTCTTACCAGCCTTACATCTTTGAAGTTGCCATAGCAATGACATATATGTCAATCCTGAGCGACAACGTACCACCACAAACTGCATCCGGATACGTTCTGGCGGGCTACCTTACTCGGCATGAATTGCCAGAAAAGGAAATTGATGTGTTAAAAATATGCGTTTGCGCGCGAATCGCTCAGTCCCTGGTAATCGGAGCCTACTCATTCCACGTTGATCCCAGCAACGACTACACGCTTACCACTGCTAAGAAAGGTTGGCCACGACTTCGTCAACTGTGGAAAATGGAGTCGGAAAAGTTGGTGAGGGAGTGGCGAAACATTGCCAGTTCGTGCTGGGAAACAGTGGCAGctgactga